From the genome of Hathewaya histolytica, one region includes:
- a CDS encoding MerR family transcriptional regulator → MEEYLSTGEFADKASVTIRTLRYYDKIGILKPSKHNEKGHRLYSMKDFIKLQKILTLKFIGLSLEDINKIMLFDNQNGDLKNSLNLQRKIIQDKISHFNTVIDAIDKVLGNMPTNGGSPPWEEIISIIGIVNTNDKWLQQYKDATNLRSRISIHEKYSKNKEGWMPWFFKKILDLNLKGEIKILELGCGDASLWIKNLNKIPKNFSIILSDFSKGMLEDAKRNLNINSHKFNFKLINAEDIPYTEDEFDIVIANHMLYHLSDIHQGLKEIKRVLKPNGYFFASTVGINHMKELRDIIENFNSKELTSESWNSTNNFNLENGKDILDKYFKNIILSKYEDALLIDEALPLIHYIFSMPGNVKDNFNEKLYKKLVNYIEDIIINKNIITITKDTGFFMCQK, encoded by the coding sequence ATGGAAGAGTATCTTTCTACTGGTGAATTTGCGGATAAAGCTAGTGTTACCATAAGAACTTTAAGATATTATGATAAAATCGGAATTTTAAAGCCTTCAAAGCATAATGAAAAAGGTCATAGATTATATAGCATGAAAGATTTTATAAAACTCCAAAAGATTTTAACTTTAAAGTTCATAGGTTTATCTTTAGAGGATATAAACAAAATTATGCTATTTGATAATCAAAATGGAGATTTAAAAAATTCTTTAAACTTACAAAGGAAAATTATTCAAGATAAAATATCTCATTTTAATACAGTTATTGATGCCATAGATAAAGTTTTAGGAAACATGCCTACTAACGGTGGCTCTCCTCCATGGGAGGAAATAATAAGTATTATTGGTATTGTAAACACTAATGATAAATGGCTACAGCAATATAAAGATGCTACAAACCTTAGATCTAGAATATCCATTCACGAAAAATATAGTAAAAATAAAGAAGGGTGGATGCCATGGTTTTTTAAAAAAATTTTAGATTTAAATTTAAAAGGAGAAATTAAAATTCTAGAACTTGGTTGTGGAGATGCTAGCCTATGGATTAAAAACCTTAACAAAATCCCTAAAAACTTCAGCATAATCCTCTCAGATTTTTCTAAAGGTATGCTAGAAGATGCCAAGCGAAATTTAAATATTAATAGTCATAAATTTAACTTTAAACTTATTAATGCTGAAGATATTCCCTATACAGAAGATGAATTTGATATTGTCATAGCAAATCATATGTTGTATCATTTATCTGATATACATCAAGGTTTAAAGGAAATTAAAAGAGTTTTAAAACCTAATGGTTACTTTTTCGCATCCACTGTGGGGATAAACCATATGAAAGAATTAAGAGATATTATAGAAAATTTTAATTCAAAGGAACTTACTTCTGAAAGTTGGAATAGTACAAATAATTTTAATCTGGAAAATGGTAAAGATATTTTAGATAAGTATTTCAAAAATATTATATTATCTAAATATGAAGATGCACTTCTTATAGATGAGGCACTTCCACTTATACATTATATTTTCTCTATGCCTGGAAATGTAAAAGATAATTTTAATGAAAAATTATATAAAAAATTAGTCAATTATATTGAAGACATAATAATCAATAAAAATATTATTACTATTACTAAGGACACTGGTTTTTTTATGTGTCAAAAATAG
- a CDS encoding lytic transglycosylase domain-containing protein codes for MKANNQFNNVVLENYFKNTLYKEILNSLPKSNNFSMLLETLLNSMASSQDNDLKTELNNNIAGINLENLPMIKNMEDTITFKNINSTNLNKINNSYGINSYKEISKPYSNGKIIVKNSAILKAVEKASQKYGMDKNLILSVIKQESDFNPKCVSHAGAMGLMQLMPENCVEYGVSNPYSIEENIDAGTKHLKDMIKIQKGNLMLGLASYNAGPGTLRRRGVTTVEGISKLPSETRHYVKKVMNYYKG; via the coding sequence ATGAAAGCTAATAATCAATTTAATAATGTGGTTTTAGAAAATTATTTTAAAAATACCTTATATAAAGAAATACTAAATAGCTTACCTAAAAGCAACAACTTTTCTATGTTGCTAGAGACCCTTTTAAACTCTATGGCTAGTTCACAAGATAATGATTTAAAAACTGAATTAAATAATAATATAGCAGGTATAAACCTAGAGAATCTACCAATGATAAAAAACATGGAAGATACTATTACATTTAAAAATATAAATTCTACAAATCTAAATAAGATAAATAATTCTTATGGGATTAATTCCTATAAAGAAATTTCAAAACCCTACTCTAATGGTAAAATCATTGTTAAAAATTCTGCTATACTAAAAGCTGTGGAGAAGGCTTCTCAAAAGTATGGTATGGATAAAAACTTAATTTTATCTGTTATAAAGCAAGAGTCCGATTTTAATCCTAAATGTGTATCTCATGCTGGTGCTATGGGACTTATGCAACTAATGCCTGAAAATTGTGTTGAATATGGAGTTTCTAATCCCTATAGTATAGAGGAAAATATAGATGCAGGAACAAAGCATCTAAAAGATATGATAAAAATTCAAAAAGGAAATTTAATGTTAGGATTAGCATCTTATAATGCAGGTCCAGGAACTTTAAGAAGAAGAGGTGTTACTACAGTAGAAGGCATATCTAAATTACCTAGTGAAACCCGCCATTATGTTAAAAAAGTAATGAACTATTATAAAGGTTAA
- a CDS encoding N-acetylmuramoyl-L-alanine amidase family protein yields MSKNKKFNLKNIWTMPFLSNVLILFMGIIFVFSLHTIKEIKKLDKKHIQDMKNYELSRGNKSYELPNLKKNTNMANLVGKTIVIDAGHGGFDPGTTSQDGKLIEKDITLKVATYLESYLKETGCNIIMTRTSDKAMENAKNESEDLIKRTEITNKSNADIMISIHVNYSKNPSSQGINNYINTSLGHAEDKKDLSNLILNSISESENWNIGETLTDNIYILKHSNIPSVLVECGFITNLEDKKKLENDFFLQDLSMRIGTGIIKYLNKKK; encoded by the coding sequence ATGAGTAAGAATAAAAAATTTAATTTAAAAAATATTTGGACAATGCCTTTTTTAAGTAATGTTCTTATTCTTTTTATGGGGATTATATTTGTATTTTCTCTACACACTATAAAAGAAATAAAAAAACTAGATAAAAAACATATTCAAGATATGAAAAACTATGAGCTTTCTAGAGGTAATAAATCTTATGAATTGCCAAACTTAAAGAAAAACACAAATATGGCAAATCTAGTTGGTAAAACCATTGTAATAGATGCTGGTCATGGTGGTTTTGATCCTGGTACTACTTCACAGGATGGAAAGCTTATAGAAAAAGACATAACTTTAAAAGTGGCTACTTATTTAGAATCTTATTTAAAAGAAACTGGCTGTAATATAATAATGACTAGAACATCAGATAAAGCAATGGAAAATGCTAAAAATGAAAGTGAAGACCTAATTAAAAGAACGGAAATTACAAATAAATCCAATGCTGATATTATGATTTCTATACACGTAAATTATTCTAAAAACCCTTCTTCCCAAGGTATAAATAATTATATAAATACCTCTTTAGGACATGCTGAAGATAAAAAAGATTTATCAAATCTTATATTAAACTCAATTTCTGAATCTGAAAATTGGAATATAGGTGAAACATTGACGGATAATATATACATATTGAAACATTCAAATATCCCTTCTGTATTAGTAGAATGTGGATTCATAACAAATTTAGAAGATAAAAAGAAATTAGAAAATGATTTCTTTCTTCAAGACTTAAGTATGCGAATTGGAACAGGAATAATAAAATATTTAAATAAAAAGAAGTAA
- a CDS encoding sensor histidine kinase gives MKSIKKRLTMSYIEVLFFSIVILEIILFRFVSLYFYGNLEQNLLSQIKTSAEFYNRYFSSASLEENIMSNVDIFWKQTPAQVQIIDTKGNILMDSIGVRKLEPTNPVDYAEALKGKYGVWRGRVSYDSSGVMAISYPLKSDNKIVGVLRFITSLKEVNRDIQSIVIVFLIIGAVVTLIGSIASLFLGQSIIVPIKELTFIAEKMADGDFKARSENNSEDEIGKLSDTLNYMAEEIEKKDNLKNDFISSVSHELRTPLTAIKGWAVVLNSEHIDKTTLDEGLSIIEKESDRLSNMVEELLDFSRFVSGKVVLNKEEINPNILCNYIKTYLKPRAERENIELKVNCIEGMRNIWGDKNRLKQVCINLLDNAFKFTDRGGTVNFKIYKEDNYDIIEVKDTGCGIGKEELPKVKEKFYKGRSSKSQNGIGLSICDEIVNLHSGKFVIESEENVGTKVIIKLPLK, from the coding sequence ATGAAAAGCATAAAAAAAAGATTGACTATGAGTTATATAGAAGTTTTATTTTTTAGTATAGTAATTCTAGAAATAATACTTTTTCGTTTTGTAAGCCTATACTTTTATGGTAATTTAGAACAAAATCTATTAAGTCAAATAAAAACTTCAGCAGAATTTTATAATAGATATTTTTCATCTGCTAGTCTTGAAGAAAATATAATGTCTAATGTAGATATATTTTGGAAACAAACTCCAGCACAGGTGCAAATTATAGATACAAAAGGAAACATATTAATGGATTCTATCGGAGTAAGGAAATTAGAGCCAACAAATCCTGTGGATTATGCGGAAGCGTTAAAAGGAAAGTATGGAGTCTGGAGAGGGAGAGTTTCTTACGACAGCAGTGGGGTTATGGCTATATCTTATCCTTTAAAATCAGACAATAAAATAGTGGGAGTTTTAAGGTTTATAACTTCTTTAAAAGAGGTAAATAGAGATATACAGAGCATAGTAATTGTTTTTTTAATAATCGGAGCTGTGGTAACTTTAATTGGTTCTATTGCTAGCTTATTTTTAGGTCAGTCTATAATAGTACCTATCAAAGAACTAACTTTTATAGCAGAAAAGATGGCTGATGGAGATTTTAAAGCAAGAAGTGAAAATAATAGTGAAGATGAAATAGGAAAATTATCGGATACATTAAACTATATGGCAGAGGAGATAGAAAAAAAGGATAATTTAAAAAATGATTTTATATCTTCCGTTTCCCATGAGTTAAGGACGCCTTTAACGGCTATAAAGGGATGGGCTGTGGTACTTAACTCAGAGCATATAGATAAAACTACATTAGATGAAGGTCTTTCTATAATTGAAAAAGAAAGCGATAGATTAAGTAATATGGTAGAAGAACTTTTAGACTTTTCTAGGTTTGTATCAGGAAAGGTTGTTTTAAATAAAGAAGAGATTAATCCTAATATTTTATGTAATTATATTAAAACGTATTTAAAACCAAGGGCAGAGCGAGAGAATATTGAGTTAAAAGTAAATTGTATAGAAGGCATGAGAAACATATGGGGAGATAAGAATAGGTTAAAGCAGGTTTGCATAAATCTTCTTGATAACGCTTTTAAGTTTACGGATAGGGGTGGAACAGTTAATTTTAAAATATATAAAGAGGATAATTACGATATTATTGAGGTGAAAGATACAGGATGTGGTATTGGTAAAGAAGAACTTCCTAAGGTAAAGGAGAAGTTTTATAAAGGAAGAAGTAGTAAATCACAAAATGGAATAGGTCTTTCCATATGCGATGAAATAGTTAATCTACACAGTGGAAAATTTGTCATAGAAAGTGAAGAAAATGTCGGAACTAAGGTTATTATTAAGCTTCCACTAAAGTAA
- a CDS encoding response regulator: MAYKILLVEDEESIRSFIKVFLKNNNFEVEEAETGEEALEKIKRLNFDLVLLDVMLPSINGFKVCEILREEYKGLGIIMLTARGQDIDRIEGLENGADDYIVKPFNPKELLLRIKSVLRRTESSPNKESVEILSAPFRIDIYSQRLFKNEKEIDTTPKEFILMKTFMENAGKAFSREDLLNRVWGWDFYGESKIVDVNIRRLRTKIEEDPSNPKYIETVWGIGYRWANN; the protein is encoded by the coding sequence ATGGCATATAAGATACTTTTAGTTGAAGATGAAGAAAGTATTAGAAGTTTTATAAAAGTATTTTTAAAAAATAATAACTTTGAAGTAGAAGAAGCAGAAACAGGAGAAGAAGCTTTAGAAAAAATTAAAAGGCTAAACTTTGACCTAGTATTATTAGATGTTATGTTACCTTCTATTAACGGATTTAAGGTATGTGAGATTTTAAGAGAGGAATATAAAGGTTTAGGAATAATTATGCTTACGGCTAGAGGACAGGATATAGATAGAATAGAAGGACTTGAAAATGGCGCTGATGATTACATAGTAAAGCCTTTTAATCCTAAAGAACTTTTGCTTAGAATAAAGTCTGTACTAAGAAGAACAGAAAGTAGTCCTAATAAAGAGAGTGTTGAGATATTAAGCGCTCCTTTTAGAATAGATATATATTCACAAAGATTATTTAAAAACGAAAAAGAAATAGATACAACACCAAAAGAATTTATTCTTATGAAAACGTTTATGGAAAATGCCGGAAAAGCCTTTAGTAGAGAGGATCTTCTAAATAGAGTTTGGGGATGGGATTTTTATGGCGAATCTAAAATTGTGGATGTAAATATTAGACGTCTTAGAACTAAAATTGAGGAAGATCCATCAAATCCTAAATATATAGAAACAGTGTGGGGTATAGGTTATAGATGGGCAAATAATTAG